One window of Camelina sativa cultivar DH55 chromosome 4, Cs, whole genome shotgun sequence genomic DNA carries:
- the LOC104781771 gene encoding NECAP-like protein CG9132 produces the protein MDQASSSSSMKEDKKPSTGPVTVDDNEEREAIEIALFQVPECYVYLIPPRKSAASYRADEWDVNKWAWEGALKVVSKGEECIIKLVDKTTGELYAQAFLREGDLHPVEAVIDSSRYFVLRVEEKIDGRVRHAFIGIGFRERTEAYDFQAALHDHMKYLNKKKTAEEMEQHFQNTSSVDYSLKEGETIVLQLKNRSDKDTKSKMVEKNFSNLSLEDKGKSIETIPSIIPPPPPPGPLSPVTTAQKSPSSLPPSLSLQISPKQQDVDTKHEEEMKEDQEARDGGVEGDAPDDDFGDFQAAG, from the exons ATGGATcaagcttcgtcttcttcgagTATGAAGGAAGACAAGAAACCTTCCACTGGTCCTGTGACCGTCGATGATAACGAGGAGAGAGAAGCTATAGAGATTGCTCTGTTCCAAGTGCCTGAATGCTATGTTTATTTG ATACCTCCAAGGAAAAGTGCAGCTTCCTACAG AGCAGATGAGTGGGACGTGAACAAATGGGCGTGGGAAGGAGCTTTGAAAGTGGTGAGCAAAGGAGAAGAATGCATTATTAAACTTGTAGATAAAACCACAGGGGAACTTTACGCTCAGGCTTTTCTACGAGAGGGCGATCTTCATCCAGTAGAAGCCGTAATCGACAGTAGCAG ATATTTTGTTCTCCGTGTTGAAGAAAAGATAG ATGGTCGTGTTCGCCATGCTTTTATTGGAATCGGATTCCGGGAAAGAACAGAAGCCTATGATTTCCAAGCAGCACTCCATGACCATATGAA GTAtttgaacaagaagaaaacagCAGAAGAAATGGAACAACACTTTCAAAATACTTCTTCTGTTGATTACAGCTTAAAGGAAGGAGAAACAATTGTTCTCCAactaaaaaat AGAAGCGACAAGGACACAAAGTCGAAAATGGTAGAGAAGAATTTCAGCAATCTCTCGTTGGAGGATAAGGGCAAGTCAATAGAAACCATTCCTTCAATCATcccaccacctccacctcctGGACCGCTTTCCCCTGTCACAACCGCTCAGAAGTCCCCGTCAAGTCTACCACCAAGCCTCAGCCTCCAAATATCGCCAAAACAACAAGATGTAGATACAAAGcatgaagaagagatgaaagaagaCCAAGAAGCCAGAGATGGAGGCGTTGAAGGTGATGCACCAGATGATGACTTTGGAGATTTCCAGGCTGCGGGTTGA